TGCTCAGAACGGCACTTCGGTCACCTCCTTCGGGCGCTCCGGTTCCACCGTGAGGACCAGCGGCAACTCGTCCGGCTTGCGGGGCGCCGCGATCTCCGGCGCGGCGCGGGCCTCGACCGCGTCCGGGGTGAGCCTGGTCCGCACCGGCGCGGCCGTGCACATCGCCAGGTTCGGCCCGATCGCGGTGGCCTCGACCTCGATCAACGGGCGGGCGCCGCCCTCGAACTCCACGTCCTTGACCGTCAACCGGCCGGTGACCACCACCGGGTCGCCCTTGCTCAACGACGCCAGCGCGTTGTCCGCGAGCATCCGCCAGCACGAGACCGACAGGAACATCCGCGCGCCGTCCTCCCAGGTGCGCTGCTCCGGTTCCCACACCCGCTCCGCGGTGAACAGCCGGAACTTCGCCCGGCTGAACCCGGTGCCGACCGTGCTGTGCACCACCCTGCTGGCGACGTTCCCGCAGATGGTGATCCGGCACTCGTTGTACGCCACGTCCGCCTCCTCTTGTCGACCTCTTGCCGATCGCTTGGGACCAGGTTGCCGGGGGTCGGCGGCGGTGGACAGGGGCGGTTCGGGATCTGTGGACAACTGCTTGAAGCATGCATAACTGTATGAGTGAGCGCTCACTCGTTGACATGAGTGAGGACTCACTCATACAGTGGGGACATGCCCGAAGACCTCACCCGACGACGTCGGCGCGCACCCGCGATGAGCCCCGAGGACCGCCGTGAGGCGATCGTCGCCGCCACCGTCCCGCTCCTCTTCACCCACGGCGCCGACGTGACGACCAGCCAGATCGCCAAGGCGGCGGGCATCGCGGAGGGCACCGTCTTCCGGGCGTTCAAGGACAAGCAGGAGCTCATCCGCACGTGCGTGCGCAGCGTGCTCACGGTCGACGCCGAACTGGAGCTGATCGAGGAGGCGAGGCGGGCCGCCACGCTCGCCGAACGCCTCTCCTGGGCCATCAGCGCCGTCTCCGGCTACCTGGACCGGATGTGGAAGTTGATGAGCGTGCTCCGCGACTCCGGCTACGACCCGCACGACGAGCACGGCGAACCGGGTGAACGGGGCGAGCAGGGCGGGCGCAAGGGGCCACCGGTCGAGATGCAGCGCCTCACCGAGCACGTCGCCTCCCTGTTCGGCCCGGACGACGACCTCCGCGTCGACCCGTCCCTGGCCGCACGGCTGCTGCTCGGGCTCGTGTTCACCAACCGCATGCAGGGCAACGGGTTCAGCGACTCCACCGCCGACGCCGACCAGCTCGTGGAGCTGTTCCTGCACGGCGTGCTGGAGCAGGACTGAGGGGGAACCGATGGCAGACCTGATGATCGAAGCGACCGACGTCGGCAAGGCGTTCGGCGGGCAGAAGGCGCTGGACGGGGTGAGCGTCGCCGTGCCCAGGGGCACCGTGCTCGGCCTGCTCGGCCACAACGGCGCGGGCAAGACGACGCTGGTCAACGTGCTGACCACGATGCTCCCGCCGGACTCCGGCCGGGCGGCGGTCGCCGGGTTCGACGTCGTCGCGCAGGCGCACCAGGTGCGCAGCCGGATCGGCCTGACCGGCCAGTTCGCCGCCGTCGACGAGCAGCTGTCCGGCCTGGACAACCTGGTCCTGATCGCCCGGCTGCTCGGCGCGTCCCCGCGCGAGGCCAGGGCCAGGGGCGCCGAGCTGCTGGACCTGTTCGGGCTGGCGGACGCGGCGAAGCGGCCGTCGCGCACCTACTCGGGCGGCATGCGCCGACGCCTGGACCTCGCCGCGAGCCTCGTCGGGCACCCCGAGGTGATCTTCCTGGACGAGCCGACCACGGGCCTGGACCCGGCGAGCAGGCTCGGCCTGTGGGAGATCGTGGAGGGCCTGGTCACCGACGGCACCACGGTCCTGCTCACCACCCAGTACCTGGACGAGGCCGACCGCCTGGCCGACTCGATCACCGTGCTCGCGAAGGGCAGGGTCGTCGCGGCGGGCACCAGCGCCGAGCTGAAGGCCCAGGTCGGCCTGCGCACGGTCACCGTCACTCTGGCCGACGCCTCGGACCTGCCGAAGGCCGCCGAAGCCCTGGAGCGGGCCGGGATGCAGCCCGTGGCCGCGCAGAACGCGCTGACCGCGCCCGTCACGTCGTCCCGCGAGATCGCCACCGTCGTCCGCGCCCTGGACGAGGTCGGCCTGGAGGCCACCGAGCTGGCCCTCGGCGAACCGACCCTGGACGACGTCTACCTCACCCTCGCGCAGCACGCGGCCTGAACAGGAGCCACCGATGACCGCCACCCTCACCGCCGCACCGCGCTGGCGCGGCACCGACTTCGGCACCCAGGTGCTGGTGCTGACCCAGCGGTCGCTGCGCGCCCTGGTCAACGACCCGCGCATGATCGTGTTCAGCGTCCTCCAGCCGCTGATCATGCTCACGCTGTTCAGCCAGATCTTCGCCAGCGTCGCGAACACCCCCGGTTTCCCGCAGGGCGTGGACTACATCGACTTCCTGATGCCCGCGATCCTGGTCAACACGGCCATGCAGTCCGCGCTCCAAGCGGGCGTGGGCTTGGTCACCGACATGAAGAACGGCGTGCTGGCCCGGTTCCGCTCGCTGCCAGTGCAGCCGGGTTCGGTGCTGGTCGCGCGCAGCCTGTCCGACCTGGTCCGCACCGCCGCCCAGCTGCTGCTGATGCTGGTGTTCGCGGTCGTCGTGTTCGGCTTCTCCCCCGCGGGCGGCCTCGGGGGCATCGCGGCGGCGCTCGCGCTGGCGCTGGCCGTCGGGTGGGGGCTGAGCTGGATCTTCCTGGCCATCGCCGCCTGGCTGCGCAACGCCGAGCTGATGCAGACCGTCGGCTTCCTGGCGATGTTCCCGCTGATGTTCGCGTCCAGCGCGTACGTGCCGATCAACGGCCTGCCCGGCTGGCTCCAGGCGGTCGCCAACGTCAACCCGCTGACGTTCGCGGTCGACGCGGCGCGCTCCCTGGCGCTCGCCCAGCCCGTCACCGGCGTGGTCGGCGCCCTGGTCACAAGTGCCGCGCTGGCCGCCGCCGGGTGGGCGGTGGCCGTCCGCGGGTTCAAGCGCCCGCTCTAGTCCTTGCCCGACATCTTGCGCAGCATCGCGTTGTACGCGGCGAGGTCCGCGTCACCGTCCGCGTCCGCCCGCCGGTCCGCCCGGCGGGCGTCGCGGCTGTCCGACCTGGCCCACTGCACCAGCAGCGCCACCATCACCACGATCAGCGGCACCTCGCCCGCCGCCCACGCGATGCCGCCGCCGAGCCGCTGGTCCTCCAGCTGCGACGTCACCCACGGCAGCCCGAGCGAGCGGTAGAAGTTGTCGCCGATCACGGTCTGCGAGCTCATCAGCACGATGCCGAAGAACGCGTGGAACGGGATCGAGGCGAACAGCAGGCCCAGCCGGCCCAGCGGCGGCAACCGGTTCGGCGCCGGGTCGATGCCGATCACCGGCCAGTAGAAGACGTAGCCGACCAGGATGAAGTGGGCGTTCATCAGCAGGTGCGCCCAGTGGTAGTCCAGCGCGCTGTCGAACAGCCCGGAGAAGTACAGGCCGTAGAACGAGCCCACGAACAGCGCCAGCGCCACGAACGGGTTGGTCAGCACCTTCGCCACCGGCGAGTGCACGAACGCCAGCAGCCACTCCCGCGGCCCCGGCGGGTTGCCCTTGCCCGCCACCGGCAGCGCGCGCATCGCCAACGTCACCGGACCGCCCAGCACCAGCAGGATCGGCGCCAGCATGGACAGCAGCATGTGCGCTTCCATGTGGATGCTGAACATCGCGGGCGCATACCGGCCGATCCCCGACGACGTGGCGACCACCACGGTCAGGCAGCCCGCGACCCACGCGATCGTGCGACCGACCGGCCACGCGTCGCCGCGCTTGCGCAGCCGCCGCACGCCCAGCAGGTACAGCACCCCGAGCGCGATGAAGATCGAGCCGAAGACCAGGTCGAACCGCCAGTCGAACAGCAGCCGCGACAACGTCGGCGCGCCGAACAGGTCGTAGCCGATGCGCAGCTCCACCGTGCTCGGCAGCACCCGCCCCTCCACCGGCGGCGGCGTGCGGCTCAACGCGGAGGCCAGGCCGAGCGTGAGGAACATCAGCAGCACCTCGACGCCCGCCAGCCTCACCAGCGCACGGCCGGAGCCGGTCGCCACGACCTCCTTGACGCTGCGCTCGCGCTGGAAGTAGCCGATGACGCCGAGCACGACCAGCGCGAGCGTCTTGGCCAGCACCAGCAGGCCGTAGTCGCTGCCGAACAGCTGGTCCAGCGGCAGCCGCACCCAGGCGTTGACCACGCCGGAGACCGCCATCACGACCCAGCACACCAGCGCGAGCTTCGAGAACCGCGTCGTGGCCAGCCCCAGGTGGTCCCCGCCGCGCCTGCCGTGCGCCAGCAGCGCGATCAGGCCGCCGACCCACAGCGCCGCGCCGACCAGGTGGAACAGCAGGCTGTTGGTGGCCACGTCGTGCGAACCGCCGCCCGACGAGTGCCCCGTCACGGCCACCGGCATCAGGGCGAACACGGACAGGAAGAACAGCGGCACCGTCCAGCCCCAGGACAGCACCAGCCGGCAGCCCAGCGCCAGCAGCGCCACCAGCACGGCCGTGATCATCCACGCCTTCGCCTGCTCCACCAGCCCGGCGACCTGGAACAGCACCGACGGGTCCAGCAGCGCCGTCACCGGCTGGCCCAGCGCGTCCGCCACCGTGAACGGCACCGACAGCACCGCGCCCAACGTCCACACCAGGGCGGCCCAGCCCGCGGTGCGCACGGCGGCGTAACCGTCCGCGGCCAGCGTCCCGCTGTCCTGCGGCGGCACGAGGAACGCGGCCATCAGCAGCGAGCCGACCACCACCACGGCGGCGGCCTCGGTCAGCACCCGCACGGCGATCAACCCGGAGGCGTCACCACCGGTCAGGACGATCAGCCCGACCGCGACCAGCGCGGCTATCGTCGTGCCGACGACCAGGAGCGGCACGAGTCCGGTGCGCGGGGTGCGGGCAGGCGCTTCAGTGGACACGTCACGAGCGTAGGCGGCACCACCGCACTGCCACCAACCGCCGGACGTGCGCAGATCACACCCACTACCGTTGCTGGACGTGACCAGCTCTCGCACCGCGCTGTGGATGGCGTCCGCGTTGCTCCTCTTGGCGGGGTGCAGCTACTCCGTCAACGGCGACGCGCTGCCGCAGGCCGGGGTCACGCCGCCGACGACGACGCCCGGCGCCGCCGCCGGTGGCGCGCCGAAGATCGCCAAGCAGCGCACGGTCGTCGGCGTCGAGCCGTGCTCGCTGCTCACCGCCGACGACCTCAAGCCCATCGGGCCGTACAAGAAGGACCCCGTGCGGCAGGACGACGTGATCCAGGAGTCGTGCCAGTACGTGCTGGACGACGGCTCGCGGACCGGTCGCACCGTCGTCGCCGCGCTCTACCAGCAGTACGAGCAGGTGGCGAAGCGGCAGGCCAAGGGCCGCGAGGTGGTCGTGGACGGGCACTCGACGTGGGTGCTGTGCGACCTGAGCGGCAGCGAGATGGCGTGCACCGCGACCCTGGCGGTGAACGCCAACCGCAGCGTCCTGGTGGCGATGGCCCAGCCGGGCGGCGTGCCCGAGCAGATGCTCGCCGCCATGCAGCCGCTGCTCAAGGCCGCGTTGAACCGACTTCCCGCCGCGTGACCTCGCGGGCGCGGGACCGGCGCGTCAGCAGCACCAGCGGCACCATCAGCGCGATCACGCAGGCCACGAAGCCGAGCGAGACCGACAGGTTGGCCACGTGCGCCAAGCCGCCGACGAGCGGCGGGCCGAGCAGGAAACCGGTGTAGGCGACCGTCGTCACCAGGCCGATCTCGCGCTCACCGCCGGTGCCGTCGGCGCGCTTGCCCGCGTCACCGGCCAGGTCCATGATCACCGGGAACGCGAAGGCCAGGCCGAGGCCGACCAGGGCGAACCCGGCGTAGCCGACGGCGGCCAGCGGCACCAGCACGGCCAGCGCCAGCCCCGTCGCGGCGACCACCGCGCCCGCCGCGAGCAGCCGGTACGGGCCGACGCGGCGTTGCGCGGGCTCGCCGAGCAGGCGTGCGACGGCCATCGCGATGGAGAACCCGGCGTACGCCGCCGCCGCAGCGGCCTCGCTCACACCCCGCTCGTTGACGAAGAACAGCGCCGACCAGTCCGACGCCGCGCCCTCGGCGATGGCCGAGCACAGCGTGACCGTCGCCAGCAGCCACAGCAGCGGCCGCTTGAGGACCGGGCGGTCGTCCTTCGGCGCGCCCGAGGTCTCGCCGGTGGCGCCCGGCACGGCCCTGATCACCCACGCGATCACCACCGCGCCGATCACCGCGACCGTGATCAGGTGCCTGGTCAGGCTCCAGCCGGCGGCCGCCGCACCCGCCGCGCCCAGCGAGCCGACCAGGCCGCCGACGCTGAAGCCCGCGTGGAACTGCGGCATCAGCGGCCGGTCCAGGCTGCGCGTGACGGCCACCGCGGCGACGTTCATGCCGACGTCCAGCGAAGCGCCGCACGCGCCCAGCACGAACAGCACCAGGCCGAGCTGGAAGGGCGTGTCGGCGAGCGTGAGGGCGGGCACGCCCACGACGGTGATCGACGCGCCGAGCACGACCAGCTTGCGGGCGCCGAACCGCGCGCACACCCTGGCCGCGAACGGCGCCGTGACCGCGAGGCCGACGCTCGCGCCGAACAGGGCCAGGCCGAGGGTGGCCTCGGTCGCACCGACCTGGGCCGCCACGGCGGGCATCCGGGCGGCCCAGGACAGGAACAGCGCCCCGTTGAACAGGAAGACCGCGAAGACGGCCAGGCGTGGCGTGGGCATGTCCCGAGTGTGAACTAGAGCGCTTCAGAACGTCCAACGGATTACCTGGTTACGCTCATCACGTGGACCGCCCTCGCAAGCCGACGCTCGACACGGTGGCCAGCGCGGTCGGCGTGTCGCGCGCCACGGTGTCCAACGCCTACAACCGACCGGACCAGCTCTCCGCCGCGTTGCGCGAGCGCATCCTGGAGACGGCGGCGTCCATCGGCTACGGCGGACCGGACCCGGTCGCGCGCAGCCTCGCGACCAGGCACAGCGCGGCCGTCGGGTTCATGCTCGGGCAGGGGCTGTCGGCGTCGTTCGCCGACGCGGCGCTGTCGATCGTGCTGGACGGGCTCGCGTCGACCGTGGACGGGCACGACCACTGCCTGGTGCTGATGCCGGGGCGGGACAAGGGCGGGCCGCGGCCGGAGACCGTGGCGCGGGCGCAGGCGGACGTCGTGGTGGCCTACTCGCTGCCGGACGACGCGCCCGCGCTGGCGGCCGTGCGGGCGCGCGGGCTGCCGCTGGTGGTGATCGACCAGCCCGTGCTGCCGGACAGCGCGCGGGTCGAGGTGGACGACTTCGGCGGGGCCCGGCTGGCGGCGGCGTCGCTGTGGGCGTCGGGGCACCGGCGGTTCGGCGTGGTGACGTTCGCGCTGCACCCGGACGGGCACAACGGACCGGTGACACCCGCACGGCTGACGTCCACCTCGTTCCGGGTGACGCGGGACCGGCTGCACGGGTACCTGGACGTGACGGGCGCGGACACGCCGGCGTGGGAGTGCTCGGGGAGCAGCCGGGAACTGGGCCGGGCGGGCGCCCGGGCGCTGCTGTCCGCGTCACCCCGGCCGACGGCGCTGCTGTGCGCTTCGGACGAGCTGGCGTTCGGCGCCCTGCAGGCCGTTCGCGACCTGGGGCTGCGCGTGCCGGACGACGTGTCGGTGATCGGCTTCGACGACGTGCCCGCCGCCGAACACTCAGACCCACCTCTGACTACCGTGCGTCAACCCCTGGTCGAGAAGGGCCGCCAAGCGGGCGAACTGGCCCTCCGCCTCCTCGACGGCGGCAGACCGGGCGAGCCGACCAGACTGTCGGTTTCCCTCGTCCAGCGCGACTCGACGGCCCCTAGAAAGT
This genomic window from Saccharothrix sp. HUAS TT1 contains:
- a CDS encoding single-stranded DNA-binding protein, which translates into the protein MAYNECRITICGNVASRVVHSTVGTGFSRAKFRLFTAERVWEPEQRTWEDGARMFLSVSCWRMLADNALASLSKGDPVVVTGRLTVKDVEFEGGARPLIEVEATAIGPNLAMCTAAPVRTRLTPDAVEARAAPEIAAPRKPDELPLVLTVEPERPKEVTEVPF
- a CDS encoding TetR/AcrR family transcriptional regulator — protein: MPEDLTRRRRRAPAMSPEDRREAIVAATVPLLFTHGADVTTSQIAKAAGIAEGTVFRAFKDKQELIRTCVRSVLTVDAELELIEEARRAATLAERLSWAISAVSGYLDRMWKLMSVLRDSGYDPHDEHGEPGERGEQGGRKGPPVEMQRLTEHVASLFGPDDDLRVDPSLAARLLLGLVFTNRMQGNGFSDSTADADQLVELFLHGVLEQD
- a CDS encoding ATP-binding cassette domain-containing protein, which produces MADLMIEATDVGKAFGGQKALDGVSVAVPRGTVLGLLGHNGAGKTTLVNVLTTMLPPDSGRAAVAGFDVVAQAHQVRSRIGLTGQFAAVDEQLSGLDNLVLIARLLGASPREARARGAELLDLFGLADAAKRPSRTYSGGMRRRLDLAASLVGHPEVIFLDEPTTGLDPASRLGLWEIVEGLVTDGTTVLLTTQYLDEADRLADSITVLAKGRVVAAGTSAELKAQVGLRTVTVTLADASDLPKAAEALERAGMQPVAAQNALTAPVTSSREIATVVRALDEVGLEATELALGEPTLDDVYLTLAQHAA
- a CDS encoding ABC transporter permease; its protein translation is MTATLTAAPRWRGTDFGTQVLVLTQRSLRALVNDPRMIVFSVLQPLIMLTLFSQIFASVANTPGFPQGVDYIDFLMPAILVNTAMQSALQAGVGLVTDMKNGVLARFRSLPVQPGSVLVARSLSDLVRTAAQLLLMLVFAVVVFGFSPAGGLGGIAAALALALAVGWGLSWIFLAIAAWLRNAELMQTVGFLAMFPLMFASSAYVPINGLPGWLQAVANVNPLTFAVDAARSLALAQPVTGVVGALVTSAALAAAGWAVAVRGFKRPL
- a CDS encoding cytochrome c oxidase assembly protein, translating into MSTEAPARTPRTGLVPLLVVGTTIAALVAVGLIVLTGGDASGLIAVRVLTEAAAVVVVGSLLMAAFLVPPQDSGTLAADGYAAVRTAGWAALVWTLGAVLSVPFTVADALGQPVTALLDPSVLFQVAGLVEQAKAWMITAVLVALLALGCRLVLSWGWTVPLFFLSVFALMPVAVTGHSSGGGSHDVATNSLLFHLVGAALWVGGLIALLAHGRRGGDHLGLATTRFSKLALVCWVVMAVSGVVNAWVRLPLDQLFGSDYGLLVLAKTLALVVLGVIGYFQRERSVKEVVATGSGRALVRLAGVEVLLMFLTLGLASALSRTPPPVEGRVLPSTVELRIGYDLFGAPTLSRLLFDWRFDLVFGSIFIALGVLYLLGVRRLRKRGDAWPVGRTIAWVAGCLTVVVATSSGIGRYAPAMFSIHMEAHMLLSMLAPILLVLGGPVTLAMRALPVAGKGNPPGPREWLLAFVHSPVAKVLTNPFVALALFVGSFYGLYFSGLFDSALDYHWAHLLMNAHFILVGYVFYWPVIGIDPAPNRLPPLGRLGLLFASIPFHAFFGIVLMSSQTVIGDNFYRSLGLPWVTSQLEDQRLGGGIAWAAGEVPLIVVMVALLVQWARSDSRDARRADRRADADGDADLAAYNAMLRKMSGKD
- a CDS encoding DUF3558 family protein; its protein translation is MTSSRTALWMASALLLLAGCSYSVNGDALPQAGVTPPTTTPGAAAGGAPKIAKQRTVVGVEPCSLLTADDLKPIGPYKKDPVRQDDVIQESCQYVLDDGSRTGRTVVAALYQQYEQVAKRQAKGREVVVDGHSTWVLCDLSGSEMACTATLAVNANRSVLVAMAQPGGVPEQMLAAMQPLLKAALNRLPAA
- a CDS encoding MFS transporter, whose amino-acid sequence is MPTPRLAVFAVFLFNGALFLSWAARMPAVAAQVGATEATLGLALFGASVGLAVTAPFAARVCARFGARKLVVLGASITVVGVPALTLADTPFQLGLVLFVLGACGASLDVGMNVAAVAVTRSLDRPLMPQFHAGFSVGGLVGSLGAAGAAAAGWSLTRHLITVAVIGAVVIAWVIRAVPGATGETSGAPKDDRPVLKRPLLWLLATVTLCSAIAEGAASDWSALFFVNERGVSEAAAAAAYAGFSIAMAVARLLGEPAQRRVGPYRLLAAGAVVAATGLALAVLVPLAAVGYAGFALVGLGLAFAFPVIMDLAGDAGKRADGTGGEREIGLVTTVAYTGFLLGPPLVGGLAHVANLSVSLGFVACVIALMVPLVLLTRRSRAREVTRREVGSTRP
- a CDS encoding LacI family DNA-binding transcriptional regulator — its product is MDRPRKPTLDTVASAVGVSRATVSNAYNRPDQLSAALRERILETAASIGYGGPDPVARSLATRHSAAVGFMLGQGLSASFADAALSIVLDGLASTVDGHDHCLVLMPGRDKGGPRPETVARAQADVVVAYSLPDDAPALAAVRARGLPLVVIDQPVLPDSARVEVDDFGGARLAAASLWASGHRRFGVVTFALHPDGHNGPVTPARLTSTSFRVTRDRLHGYLDVTGADTPAWECSGSSRELGRAGARALLSASPRPTALLCASDELAFGALQAVRDLGLRVPDDVSVIGFDDVPAAEHSDPPLTTVRQPLVEKGRQAGELALRLLDGGRPGEPTRLSVSLVQRDSTAPRK